One part of the Algibacter sp. L1A34 genome encodes these proteins:
- a CDS encoding TonB-dependent receptor, whose product MHFKFLFTSFILFSIININAQTTGTLKGTVTTEEGEPIIWASIFIKDLSMGTTSDVNGTFLLEKIPNNTYVVQVSYMGYNAINKQVEITTTETIQNFTLKESSYMLEGVLVTSQKREQKNKDVPIAITSYGTDFIENQGTFEYDALSEYVPGFQVQIQSVNNPGIVIRGITSDSGDSRVEPRVSIFQDGVSISKSRGSVVELYDIERVEVLKGPQGTLFGRGAQIGAMHIIQNKAKNEKSGSIKLGYGNFNQFLATGHFNAPLVGDKLFFRAAGIYNGRDGFIENISGRDLNGKETLAFRTSFKYLINADTNLDVIANWQKDTPPGTSFKSGTYAPLGGDTNPNTFADLERGEELGLDRTVWGVTAILKHEFNDVWDLTSTSAYREFDSNEAFDADGTAAPALFFNEISIGKQFSQEFRFNFDNDDKFRGFFGTNFFYEDGSQSVPWEYDERSVAMLLLDPANLVVGGVPVLLSAIPNDPTTFGAIAGAPLNSFNKEAYTNYGKNYSGDIFADASYDVTDKLSFTLGLRATLENINAAYEVIDTETPSYLGYLSGNYPNTLFAPTNGKIEASENFLSAVGRFAVNYEINEEITLFGTTSRGRRPNVINVTATETNILSDEIVWSYEVGAKSLFLNNRLQFDVNAYMYDYSNFQTSVAKLEDGALTNTTEDSGNASSFGFEMALQYAFSKTSSFFANYGYIDASFDDEDSDGNPQELAGNTFRLTPKNSFSAGFNINLDVNKNLDYFFRPTYTYKSKVFFEETNLPDISQDEYGLLNFRTGFVINKDYEINFYITNALDKEFIVDAGNTGGAFGIPTFISGAPRFFGVQVKATF is encoded by the coding sequence ATGCACTTTAAATTTTTATTTACATCATTTATACTGTTTAGTATAATCAATATTAATGCCCAAACTACAGGCACATTAAAAGGTACAGTTACTACCGAAGAAGGAGAACCAATTATATGGGCTAGTATCTTTATAAAAGATCTGTCTATGGGAACAACGTCTGATGTTAATGGAACATTTTTATTAGAAAAAATTCCAAATAATACTTATGTAGTTCAAGTATCATACATGGGGTATAATGCAATTAATAAACAGGTAGAAATTACAACTACAGAAACTATTCAGAATTTTACATTAAAAGAAAGTTCTTATATGTTGGAAGGTGTTTTAGTAACATCACAAAAAAGAGAACAAAAAAATAAAGACGTTCCAATTGCCATTACATCTTATGGAACAGACTTTATTGAAAATCAAGGAACCTTTGAATATGATGCTTTGTCAGAATATGTGCCTGGTTTTCAAGTGCAAATTCAAAGTGTTAATAATCCAGGTATTGTAATTAGAGGCATTACAAGTGATAGTGGAGATTCTAGAGTAGAACCAAGAGTTTCTATTTTTCAAGATGGAGTTTCTATCAGTAAGTCTAGAGGTTCAGTTGTAGAATTATACGATATAGAACGTGTAGAGGTTTTAAAAGGCCCGCAAGGAACATTGTTTGGTAGAGGAGCTCAAATAGGAGCCATGCACATTATCCAAAATAAAGCGAAAAATGAAAAATCGGGATCTATAAAATTAGGATATGGTAATTTTAATCAATTTTTAGCTACAGGGCATTTTAATGCGCCTTTAGTAGGAGATAAATTGTTTTTTAGAGCAGCCGGAATTTATAATGGAAGAGATGGTTTTATTGAAAATATTTCTGGTAGAGATTTAAACGGTAAAGAAACGTTGGCTTTTAGAACTTCATTTAAATATCTAATAAATGCTGATACCAATTTAGACGTCATTGCAAATTGGCAAAAAGATACACCACCTGGAACTTCTTTTAAAAGTGGAACTTATGCACCTTTAGGTGGAGATACAAACCCAAATACTTTTGCTGATTTAGAAAGAGGTGAAGAATTAGGTTTGGACAGAACTGTTTGGGGTGTAACCGCTATTTTAAAACACGAGTTTAATGATGTTTGGGATTTAACCTCTACAAGTGCCTATAGAGAGTTTGATTCTAATGAAGCTTTTGATGCAGATGGAACTGCTGCACCTGCGTTATTCTTTAATGAAATATCAATAGGAAAACAATTTAGTCAAGAATTTAGATTTAATTTTGATAATGATGATAAGTTTAGAGGTTTTTTTGGAACTAACTTCTTTTATGAAGATGGTTCACAAAGTGTGCCTTGGGAGTATGATGAAAGAAGTGTGGCTATGTTATTATTAGATCCTGCTAACCTTGTTGTTGGTGGTGTTCCAGTTTTATTATCAGCTATTCCAAACGACCCAACTACATTTGGTGCAATTGCAGGCGCACCATTAAATTCATTTAATAAAGAAGCTTATACAAATTACGGGAAAAATTATTCTGGAGATATTTTTGCTGATGCTTCTTATGATGTTACTGATAAATTATCATTTACATTAGGATTAAGAGCAACATTAGAAAATATAAATGCCGCTTATGAGGTTATAGATACAGAAACACCTTCTTATTTAGGGTATTTATCAGGAAATTATCCAAACACATTATTTGCACCAACAAATGGTAAAATAGAAGCTAGTGAAAACTTTTTATCAGCAGTGGGTCGTTTTGCTGTAAATTATGAAATAAATGAAGAGATTACATTATTTGGTACAACCTCTAGAGGTAGAAGGCCTAATGTGATCAATGTAACAGCAACAGAAACTAATATTTTATCTGATGAAATTGTTTGGTCTTATGAGGTAGGTGCAAAATCATTATTTTTAAATAATAGATTACAGTTTGATGTAAATGCTTATATGTATGATTATTCAAACTTTCAAACATCGGTAGCTAAATTAGAAGATGGGGCTTTAACAAATACAACAGAAGATAGCGGTAATGCAAGCTCTTTTGGTTTTGAAATGGCTTTACAATATGCTTTTTCAAAAACGTCAAGCTTTTTTGCTAATTATGGTTATATAGATGCTTCTTTTGATGATGAAGATTCTGATGGAAATCCACAAGAATTAGCTGGAAATACATTTAGATTAACACCTAAAAACTCATTTTCAGCAGGTTTTAATATCAATTTAGATGTCAATAAAAATTTAGATTACTTCTTTAGACCTACATATACTTATAAATCTAAAGTATTTTTTGAAGAAACAAATTTACCTGATATTTCTCAAGATGAATATGGTTTATTGAACTTTAGAACCGGTTTTGTTATTAATAAAGATTATGAAATTAATTTTTATATTACGAATGCTTTAGATAAAGAATTTATTGTTGATGCAGGGAATACAGGTGGTGCATTTGGTATTCCTACTTTTATTTCAGGTGCTCCAAGGTTTTTTGGAGTACAAGTAAAAGCAACGTTTTAA